In the Populus trichocarpa isolate Nisqually-1 chromosome 1, P.trichocarpa_v4.1, whole genome shotgun sequence genome, one interval contains:
- the LOC18094867 gene encoding zinc finger BED domain-containing protein DAYSLEEPER isoform X3, with product MEVEDPMSPIMAITPVTPTDNNEPPTSEEQPSKRRRKKSIVWEHFTIETVGAGCMRACCKQCKKSFAYITGSKLAGTSHLKRHIALGICPVSRQKNESSPYTPGSKTDPPKKRFRASPGFSGIPLDQDRCNHEIAKMIIQHDYPLHIVEHPGFIDFVRTLQPHYNMVSFNTIQGECVDVYLREKQRLLNLISGIPGRVNLTLDFGISNLDIGYAFLTGHFIDGDWNLQRRILNVATLPFYDSDYAFNQAVVSCLSDWHLRSKLFTLTLDQSFSNENVIGNLRGLLSVKNPFVLHGQLLKGSCYARVLSHLAQEALSATGEIVRRIRESVKYVKTSEAHDEKFTELRQQLQVPSTKILIIDNQTKWNTTYHMLVAASELKEVFACLDTSDPVYKINPSTDDWKKADILCTYLKLLYDAANILTGPTYPPAHVFYHEVYKIQLELTHATMSQDPFVSNLIKPMKEKFDQYWKDCFLVLAIAVVMDPRFKMKLLEFSFPKVFGEDAGMWIKSVDDGIHELFLDYLAPNIHLPAAYVEEGHISLTQSDTLQEVEAAPAPDGYSQELHPHVPLQVAHPDKSNPQEVPLQDGHHQEVSPQESLLQEVPLQALTPQEMHVEEVPSQEVSIHEMHTEVSSQEPPSQEMHAQDITPQESHTEEAPSQEMQSDDASQVPPQDINTEEVNPQDTHAEEVPSHEVPVQEIHPNEVPSQEVSVQEMQAEEAPAQAMQTEEAPLQEMHSEEAPPEEMHSEEAPPEEMRTEEAPLEEMCTEEAPPEEMWTEEAPPQEIRTEEAPPQEMQMEEAPPQEMHIEEAPPQEMCREEAPPQEMHTEEAHTEEAPPQEMQTEEAPPQEMRTEEAPPQEMHAEEAPPQEMHAEEAPPQEMHAEEAPPLEMRAEEAPPLEMHTEEAPPQEMRTEEALPQEMHAEEAPPQEMRTEEALPQEMHTEEVPPQEMQLQVIHQEMQPLELHTQDLPMLSIGDGLSDFDIYISEITSGQHLKSELDQYLEESLLPRVHEFDVVGWWKLNRLKYPTLSKMAADILSIPVSTVAPDSVFDTENRKIDSYRGSLLPITLEALVCAKDWLQHGSSLSSSSLEISNALVKKEF from the exons ATGGAAGTAGAAGACCCCATGAGTCCCATTATGGCAATTACCCCTGTGACTCCAACAGATAACAATGAACCACCCACTTCTGAGGAACAGCCTAGTAAACGTAGGAGAAAGAAGTCTATTGTCTGGGAACACTTCACAATTGAAACTGTTGGAGCTGGTTGTATGAGAGCGTGCTGTAAACAGTGCAAGAAATCATTTGCATATATAACTGGTTCAAAGCTTGCAGGAACCAGTCACCTCAAGCGACATATTGCCCTGGGGATCTGCCCTGTAAGCCGTCAGAAAAATGAATCATCACCATATACACCAGGCTCGAAAACAGACCCTCCTAAAAAACGTTTCCGAGCATCTCCTGGATTCTCAGGCATTCCCTTGGATCAGGACCGCTGCAACCATGAGATAGCTAAGATGATCATTCAGCATGATTATCCACTCCACATAGTGGAACACCCGGGTTTCATTGATTTTGTCCGGACTCTTCAACCTCATTACAATATGGTGAGTTTCAACACCATTCAAGGGGAATGTGTGGACGTGTACCTGAGGGAGAAGCAAAGGCTTTTGAATCTTATCAGTGGAATTCCTGGACGAGTCAACCTTACGTTGGATTTTGGGATTTCAAATCTAGATATTGGATATGCTTTCTTAACAGGTCACTTCATTGATGGTGATTGGAATTTACAGCGACGAATCCTTAATGTTGCCACGTTACCTTTCTATGATTCTGATTATGCCTTCAACCAAGCAGTTGTGTCTTGCCTATCTGATTGGCATTTGAGGAGCAAGTTATTTACTCTCACTCTTGATCAATCCTTCTCAAATGAGAATGTAATTGGAAATCTAAGAGGACTTCTTTCTGTCAAGAACCCATTTGTGCTCCATGGTCAGTTACTGAAAGGGAGTTGCTATGCTCGAGTGTTAAGTCATCTTGCACAAGAAGCACTCAGTGCCACAGGGGAGATTGTTAGGAGAATCCGTGAAAGTGTGAAATATGTGAAAACCTCAGAAGCTCATGATGAGAAGTTTACTGAACTCAGGCAACAACTTCAAGTCCCTAGCACGAAAATCCTCATTATTGACAATCAAACTAAATGGAACACAACTTACCACATGCTGGTGGCTGCCAGTGAATTAAAGGAAGTGTTTGCGTGCTTAGATACCTCTGATCCTGTTTACAAGATAAACCCATCAACTGATGATTGGAAGAAGGCGGATATTCTCTGCACATACTTGAAGCTTTTGTATGATGCAGCTAACATTTTGACAGGCCCAACATACCCACCTGCCCATGTATTTTACCATGAAGTTTACAAAATCCAGTTAGAGCTGACACATGCAACCATGAGCCAAGACCCCTTTGTCAGTAACCTGATCAAACCCATGAAAGAAAAGTTTGATCAATATTGGAAGGATTGCTTCCTTGTTTTGGCAATTGCAGTGGTCATGGATCCAAGGTTTAAGATGAAGCTTCTAGAATTTAGCTTCCCAAAGGTCTTTGGTGAGGATGCTGGTATGTGGATCAAGAGTGTTGATGATGGCATTCATGAACTCTTTCTAGACTATCTTGCTCCCAATATTCATCTACCAGCAGCATATGTGGAAGAAGGGCATATTAGCCTTACTCAATCAGACACCCTTCAAGAAGTCGAAGCAGCACCTGCTCCAGATGGATATTCCCAAGAACTGCACCCTCATGTACCTCTTCAAGTGGCACACCCTGACAAATCAAATCCTCAAGAAGTGCCTCTTCAAGATGGCCACCATCAGGAGGTATCTCCTCAGGAGTCACTCCTCCAAGAAGTGCCCTTACAGGCATTAACCCCTCAAGAGATGCACGTGGAAGAAGTGCCTTCCCAAGAAGTATCCATTCATGAGATGCACACTGAAGTGTCCTCCCAGGAACCGCCCTCTCAAGAAATGCATGCTCAAGATATAACACCTCAAGAATCACACACGGAAGAAGCACCTTCTCAAGAGATGCAGAGTGATGATGCCTCTCAAGTACCCCCTCAAGATATTAACACTGAAGAAGTAAACCCCCAAGATACTCATGCTGAAGAAGTTCCCTCCCATGAAGTACCTGTTCAAGAGATTCACCCTAATGAAGTTCCCTCCCAAGAGGTATCTGTTCAAGAGATGCAGGCAGAAGAAGCGCCAGCTCAAGCAATGCAGACAGAAGAAGCTCCACTGCAAGAGATGCACTCAGAAGAAGCCCCACCTGAAGAGATGCACTCAGAAGAAGCCCCACCTGAAGAGATGCGCACAGAAGAAGCCCCACTGGAAGAGATGTGCACTGAAGAAGCGCCGCCGGAAGAGATGTGGACAGAAGAAGCGCCGCCTCAAGAGATACGCACAGAAGAAGCGCCGCCTCAAGAGATGCAGATGGAGGAAGCGCCGCCTCAAGAGATGCATATCGAGGAAGCACCGCCTCAAGAGATGTGCAGAGAGGAAGCACCGCCTCAAGAGATGCATACCGAGGAAGCGCATACCGAGGAAGCGCCGC CTCAAGAGATGCAGACCGAGGAAGCGCCGCCTCAAGAGATGCGTACAGAGGAAGCACCGCCTCAAGAGATGCATGCCGAGGAAGCACCGCCTCAAGAGATGCATGCCGAGGAAGCACCGCCTCAAGAGATGCATGCCGAGGAAGCACCACCGCTAGAGATGCGCGCCGAGGAAGCACCACCGCTAGAGATGCATACCGAGGAAGCACCGCCTCAAGAGATGCGCACAGAGGAAGCACTGCCTCAAGAGATGCATGCCGAGGAAGCACCGCCGCAAGAGATGCGCACAGAGGAAGCACTGCCTCAAGAGATGCATACCGAGGAAGTGCCGCCTCAAGAGATGCAACTCCAAGTAATCCATCAAGAGATGCAGCCTCTAGAATTGCACACTCAAGATCTACCTATGCTTTCTATTGGAGATGGGCTTTcagattttgatatatatatttctgaGATTACAAGTGGGCAACATTTGAAGTCGGAATTGGATCAGTATCTAGAGGAGTCTCTTCTTCCTCGTGTGCATGAGTTTGATGTAGTAGGTTGGTGGAAACTAAACAGGCTAAAGTACCCAACACTTTCGAAGATGGCTGCTGATATTTTATCAATACCAGTATCTACTGTTGCTCCTGATTCTGTGTTCGACACTGAAAACAGAAAGATAGATAGCTATAGGGGTTCACTACTTCCTATAACACTTGAAGCCCTTGTATGCGCCAAGGATTGGCTCCAGCATGGATCATCgttgtcatcatcatcactgGAGATTTCTAACGCACTTGTGAAGAAAGAATTTTAG
- the LOC18094867 gene encoding zinc finger BED domain-containing protein DAYSLEEPER isoform X8, translated as MEVEDPMSPIMAITPVTPTDNNEPPTSEEQPSKRRRKKSIVWEHFTIETVGAGCMRACCKQCKKSFAYITGSKLAGTSHLKRHIALGICPVSRQKNESSPYTPGSKTDPPKKRFRASPGFSGIPLDQDRCNHEIAKMIIQHDYPLHIVEHPGFIDFVRTLQPHYNMVSFNTIQGECVDVYLREKQRLLNLISGIPGRVNLTLDFGISNLDIGYAFLTGHFIDGDWNLQRRILNVATLPFYDSDYAFNQAVVSCLSDWHLRSKLFTLTLDQSFSNENVIGNLRGLLSVKNPFVLHGQLLKGSCYARVLSHLAQEALSATGEIVRRIRESVKYVKTSEAHDEKFTELRQQLQVPSTKILIIDNQTKWNTTYHMLVAASELKEVFACLDTSDPVYKINPSTDDWKKADILCTYLKLLYDAANILTGPTYPPAHVFYHEVYKIQLELTHATMSQDPFVSNLIKPMKEKFDQYWKDCFLVLAIAVVMDPRFKMKLLEFSFPKVFGEDAGMWIKSVDDGIHELFLDYLAPNIHLPAAYVEEGHISLTQSDTLQEVEAAPAPDGYSQELHPHVPLQVAHPDKSNPQEVPLQDGHHQEVSPQESLLQEVPLQALTPQEMHVEEVPSQEVSIHEMHTEVSSQEPPSQEMHAQDITPQESHTEEAPSQEMQSDDASQVPPQDINTEEVNPQDTHAEEVPSHEVPVQEIHPNEVPSQEVSVQEMQAEEAPAQAMQTEEAPLQEMHSEEAPPEEMHSEEAPPEEMRTEEAPLEEMCTEEAPPEEMWTEEAPPQEIRTEEAPPQEMQMEEAPPQEMHIEEAPPQEMCREEAPPQEMHTEEAHTEEAPPQEMRTEEAPPQEMQTEEAPPQEMRTEEAPPLEMHTEEAPPQEMRTEEALPQEMHAEEAPPQEMRTEEALPQEMHTEEVPPQEMQLQVIHQEMQPLELHTQDLPMLSIGDGLSDFDIYISEITSGQHLKSELDQYLEESLLPRVHEFDVVGWWKLNRLKYPTLSKMAADILSIPVSTVAPDSVFDTENRKIDSYRGSLLPITLEALVCAKDWLQHGSSLSSSSLEISNALVKKEF; from the exons ATGGAAGTAGAAGACCCCATGAGTCCCATTATGGCAATTACCCCTGTGACTCCAACAGATAACAATGAACCACCCACTTCTGAGGAACAGCCTAGTAAACGTAGGAGAAAGAAGTCTATTGTCTGGGAACACTTCACAATTGAAACTGTTGGAGCTGGTTGTATGAGAGCGTGCTGTAAACAGTGCAAGAAATCATTTGCATATATAACTGGTTCAAAGCTTGCAGGAACCAGTCACCTCAAGCGACATATTGCCCTGGGGATCTGCCCTGTAAGCCGTCAGAAAAATGAATCATCACCATATACACCAGGCTCGAAAACAGACCCTCCTAAAAAACGTTTCCGAGCATCTCCTGGATTCTCAGGCATTCCCTTGGATCAGGACCGCTGCAACCATGAGATAGCTAAGATGATCATTCAGCATGATTATCCACTCCACATAGTGGAACACCCGGGTTTCATTGATTTTGTCCGGACTCTTCAACCTCATTACAATATGGTGAGTTTCAACACCATTCAAGGGGAATGTGTGGACGTGTACCTGAGGGAGAAGCAAAGGCTTTTGAATCTTATCAGTGGAATTCCTGGACGAGTCAACCTTACGTTGGATTTTGGGATTTCAAATCTAGATATTGGATATGCTTTCTTAACAGGTCACTTCATTGATGGTGATTGGAATTTACAGCGACGAATCCTTAATGTTGCCACGTTACCTTTCTATGATTCTGATTATGCCTTCAACCAAGCAGTTGTGTCTTGCCTATCTGATTGGCATTTGAGGAGCAAGTTATTTACTCTCACTCTTGATCAATCCTTCTCAAATGAGAATGTAATTGGAAATCTAAGAGGACTTCTTTCTGTCAAGAACCCATTTGTGCTCCATGGTCAGTTACTGAAAGGGAGTTGCTATGCTCGAGTGTTAAGTCATCTTGCACAAGAAGCACTCAGTGCCACAGGGGAGATTGTTAGGAGAATCCGTGAAAGTGTGAAATATGTGAAAACCTCAGAAGCTCATGATGAGAAGTTTACTGAACTCAGGCAACAACTTCAAGTCCCTAGCACGAAAATCCTCATTATTGACAATCAAACTAAATGGAACACAACTTACCACATGCTGGTGGCTGCCAGTGAATTAAAGGAAGTGTTTGCGTGCTTAGATACCTCTGATCCTGTTTACAAGATAAACCCATCAACTGATGATTGGAAGAAGGCGGATATTCTCTGCACATACTTGAAGCTTTTGTATGATGCAGCTAACATTTTGACAGGCCCAACATACCCACCTGCCCATGTATTTTACCATGAAGTTTACAAAATCCAGTTAGAGCTGACACATGCAACCATGAGCCAAGACCCCTTTGTCAGTAACCTGATCAAACCCATGAAAGAAAAGTTTGATCAATATTGGAAGGATTGCTTCCTTGTTTTGGCAATTGCAGTGGTCATGGATCCAAGGTTTAAGATGAAGCTTCTAGAATTTAGCTTCCCAAAGGTCTTTGGTGAGGATGCTGGTATGTGGATCAAGAGTGTTGATGATGGCATTCATGAACTCTTTCTAGACTATCTTGCTCCCAATATTCATCTACCAGCAGCATATGTGGAAGAAGGGCATATTAGCCTTACTCAATCAGACACCCTTCAAGAAGTCGAAGCAGCACCTGCTCCAGATGGATATTCCCAAGAACTGCACCCTCATGTACCTCTTCAAGTGGCACACCCTGACAAATCAAATCCTCAAGAAGTGCCTCTTCAAGATGGCCACCATCAGGAGGTATCTCCTCAGGAGTCACTCCTCCAAGAAGTGCCCTTACAGGCATTAACCCCTCAAGAGATGCACGTGGAAGAAGTGCCTTCCCAAGAAGTATCCATTCATGAGATGCACACTGAAGTGTCCTCCCAGGAACCGCCCTCTCAAGAAATGCATGCTCAAGATATAACACCTCAAGAATCACACACGGAAGAAGCACCTTCTCAAGAGATGCAGAGTGATGATGCCTCTCAAGTACCCCCTCAAGATATTAACACTGAAGAAGTAAACCCCCAAGATACTCATGCTGAAGAAGTTCCCTCCCATGAAGTACCTGTTCAAGAGATTCACCCTAATGAAGTTCCCTCCCAAGAGGTATCTGTTCAAGAGATGCAGGCAGAAGAAGCGCCAGCTCAAGCAATGCAGACAGAAGAAGCTCCACTGCAAGAGATGCACTCAGAAGAAGCCCCACCTGAAGAGATGCACTCAGAAGAAGCCCCACCTGAAGAGATGCGCACAGAAGAAGCCCCACTGGAAGAGATGTGCACTGAAGAAGCGCCGCCGGAAGAGATGTGGACAGAAGAAGCGCCGCCTCAAGAGATACGCACAGAAGAAGCGCCGCCTCAAGAGATGCAGATGGAGGAAGCGCCGCCTCAAGAGATGCATATCGAGGAAGCACCGCCTCAAGAGATGTGCAGAGAGGAAGCACCGCCTCAAGAGATGCATACCGAGGAAGCGCATACCGAGGAAGCGCCGCCTCAAGAGATGCGCACCGAGGAAGCGCCGCCTCAAGAGATGCAGACCGAGGAAGCGCCGCCTCAAGAGATGCGTACAGAGGAAGCACCGC CGCTAGAGATGCATACCGAGGAAGCACCGCCTCAAGAGATGCGCACAGAGGAAGCACTGCCTCAAGAGATGCATGCCGAGGAAGCACCGCCGCAAGAGATGCGCACAGAGGAAGCACTGCCTCAAGAGATGCATACCGAGGAAGTGCCGCCTCAAGAGATGCAACTCCAAGTAATCCATCAAGAGATGCAGCCTCTAGAATTGCACACTCAAGATCTACCTATGCTTTCTATTGGAGATGGGCTTTcagattttgatatatatatttctgaGATTACAAGTGGGCAACATTTGAAGTCGGAATTGGATCAGTATCTAGAGGAGTCTCTTCTTCCTCGTGTGCATGAGTTTGATGTAGTAGGTTGGTGGAAACTAAACAGGCTAAAGTACCCAACACTTTCGAAGATGGCTGCTGATATTTTATCAATACCAGTATCTACTGTTGCTCCTGATTCTGTGTTCGACACTGAAAACAGAAAGATAGATAGCTATAGGGGTTCACTACTTCCTATAACACTTGAAGCCCTTGTATGCGCCAAGGATTGGCTCCAGCATGGATCATCgttgtcatcatcatcactgGAGATTTCTAACGCACTTGTGAAGAAAGAATTTTAG
- the LOC18094867 gene encoding zinc finger BED domain-containing protein DAYSLEEPER isoform X6 produces MEVEDPMSPIMAITPVTPTDNNEPPTSEEQPSKRRRKKSIVWEHFTIETVGAGCMRACCKQCKKSFAYITGSKLAGTSHLKRHIALGICPVSRQKNESSPYTPGSKTDPPKKRFRASPGFSGIPLDQDRCNHEIAKMIIQHDYPLHIVEHPGFIDFVRTLQPHYNMVSFNTIQGECVDVYLREKQRLLNLISGIPGRVNLTLDFGISNLDIGYAFLTGHFIDGDWNLQRRILNVATLPFYDSDYAFNQAVVSCLSDWHLRSKLFTLTLDQSFSNENVIGNLRGLLSVKNPFVLHGQLLKGSCYARVLSHLAQEALSATGEIVRRIRESVKYVKTSEAHDEKFTELRQQLQVPSTKILIIDNQTKWNTTYHMLVAASELKEVFACLDTSDPVYKINPSTDDWKKADILCTYLKLLYDAANILTGPTYPPAHVFYHEVYKIQLELTHATMSQDPFVSNLIKPMKEKFDQYWKDCFLVLAIAVVMDPRFKMKLLEFSFPKVFGEDAGMWIKSVDDGIHELFLDYLAPNIHLPAAYVEEGHISLTQSDTLQEVEAAPAPDGYSQELHPHVPLQVAHPDKSNPQEVPLQDGHHQEVSPQESLLQEVPLQALTPQEMHVEEVPSQEVSIHEMHTEVSSQEPPSQEMHAQDITPQESHTEEAPSQEMQSDDASQVPPQDINTEEVNPQDTHAEEVPSHEVPVQEIHPNEVPSQEVSVQEMQAEEAPAQAMQTEEAPLQEMHSEEAPPEEMHSEEAPPEEMRTEEAPLEEMCTEEAPPEEMWTEEAPPQEIRTEEAPPQEMQMEEAPPQEMHIEEAPPQEMCREEAPPQEMHTEEAHTEEAPPQEMRTEEAPPQEMQTEEAPPQEMRTEEAPPQEMHAEEAPPQEMHAEEAPPLEMHTEEAPPQEMRTEEALPQEMHAEEAPPQEMRTEEALPQEMHTEEVPPQEMQLQVIHQEMQPLELHTQDLPMLSIGDGLSDFDIYISEITSGQHLKSELDQYLEESLLPRVHEFDVVGWWKLNRLKYPTLSKMAADILSIPVSTVAPDSVFDTENRKIDSYRGSLLPITLEALVCAKDWLQHGSSLSSSSLEISNALVKKEF; encoded by the exons ATGGAAGTAGAAGACCCCATGAGTCCCATTATGGCAATTACCCCTGTGACTCCAACAGATAACAATGAACCACCCACTTCTGAGGAACAGCCTAGTAAACGTAGGAGAAAGAAGTCTATTGTCTGGGAACACTTCACAATTGAAACTGTTGGAGCTGGTTGTATGAGAGCGTGCTGTAAACAGTGCAAGAAATCATTTGCATATATAACTGGTTCAAAGCTTGCAGGAACCAGTCACCTCAAGCGACATATTGCCCTGGGGATCTGCCCTGTAAGCCGTCAGAAAAATGAATCATCACCATATACACCAGGCTCGAAAACAGACCCTCCTAAAAAACGTTTCCGAGCATCTCCTGGATTCTCAGGCATTCCCTTGGATCAGGACCGCTGCAACCATGAGATAGCTAAGATGATCATTCAGCATGATTATCCACTCCACATAGTGGAACACCCGGGTTTCATTGATTTTGTCCGGACTCTTCAACCTCATTACAATATGGTGAGTTTCAACACCATTCAAGGGGAATGTGTGGACGTGTACCTGAGGGAGAAGCAAAGGCTTTTGAATCTTATCAGTGGAATTCCTGGACGAGTCAACCTTACGTTGGATTTTGGGATTTCAAATCTAGATATTGGATATGCTTTCTTAACAGGTCACTTCATTGATGGTGATTGGAATTTACAGCGACGAATCCTTAATGTTGCCACGTTACCTTTCTATGATTCTGATTATGCCTTCAACCAAGCAGTTGTGTCTTGCCTATCTGATTGGCATTTGAGGAGCAAGTTATTTACTCTCACTCTTGATCAATCCTTCTCAAATGAGAATGTAATTGGAAATCTAAGAGGACTTCTTTCTGTCAAGAACCCATTTGTGCTCCATGGTCAGTTACTGAAAGGGAGTTGCTATGCTCGAGTGTTAAGTCATCTTGCACAAGAAGCACTCAGTGCCACAGGGGAGATTGTTAGGAGAATCCGTGAAAGTGTGAAATATGTGAAAACCTCAGAAGCTCATGATGAGAAGTTTACTGAACTCAGGCAACAACTTCAAGTCCCTAGCACGAAAATCCTCATTATTGACAATCAAACTAAATGGAACACAACTTACCACATGCTGGTGGCTGCCAGTGAATTAAAGGAAGTGTTTGCGTGCTTAGATACCTCTGATCCTGTTTACAAGATAAACCCATCAACTGATGATTGGAAGAAGGCGGATATTCTCTGCACATACTTGAAGCTTTTGTATGATGCAGCTAACATTTTGACAGGCCCAACATACCCACCTGCCCATGTATTTTACCATGAAGTTTACAAAATCCAGTTAGAGCTGACACATGCAACCATGAGCCAAGACCCCTTTGTCAGTAACCTGATCAAACCCATGAAAGAAAAGTTTGATCAATATTGGAAGGATTGCTTCCTTGTTTTGGCAATTGCAGTGGTCATGGATCCAAGGTTTAAGATGAAGCTTCTAGAATTTAGCTTCCCAAAGGTCTTTGGTGAGGATGCTGGTATGTGGATCAAGAGTGTTGATGATGGCATTCATGAACTCTTTCTAGACTATCTTGCTCCCAATATTCATCTACCAGCAGCATATGTGGAAGAAGGGCATATTAGCCTTACTCAATCAGACACCCTTCAAGAAGTCGAAGCAGCACCTGCTCCAGATGGATATTCCCAAGAACTGCACCCTCATGTACCTCTTCAAGTGGCACACCCTGACAAATCAAATCCTCAAGAAGTGCCTCTTCAAGATGGCCACCATCAGGAGGTATCTCCTCAGGAGTCACTCCTCCAAGAAGTGCCCTTACAGGCATTAACCCCTCAAGAGATGCACGTGGAAGAAGTGCCTTCCCAAGAAGTATCCATTCATGAGATGCACACTGAAGTGTCCTCCCAGGAACCGCCCTCTCAAGAAATGCATGCTCAAGATATAACACCTCAAGAATCACACACGGAAGAAGCACCTTCTCAAGAGATGCAGAGTGATGATGCCTCTCAAGTACCCCCTCAAGATATTAACACTGAAGAAGTAAACCCCCAAGATACTCATGCTGAAGAAGTTCCCTCCCATGAAGTACCTGTTCAAGAGATTCACCCTAATGAAGTTCCCTCCCAAGAGGTATCTGTTCAAGAGATGCAGGCAGAAGAAGCGCCAGCTCAAGCAATGCAGACAGAAGAAGCTCCACTGCAAGAGATGCACTCAGAAGAAGCCCCACCTGAAGAGATGCACTCAGAAGAAGCCCCACCTGAAGAGATGCGCACAGAAGAAGCCCCACTGGAAGAGATGTGCACTGAAGAAGCGCCGCCGGAAGAGATGTGGACAGAAGAAGCGCCGCCTCAAGAGATACGCACAGAAGAAGCGCCGCCTCAAGAGATGCAGATGGAGGAAGCGCCGCCTCAAGAGATGCATATCGAGGAAGCACCGCCTCAAGAGATGTGCAGAGAGGAAGCACCGCCTCAAGAGATGCATACCGAGGAAGCGCATACCGAGGAAGCGCCGCCTCAAGAGATGCGCACCGAGGAAGCGCCGCCTCAAGAGATGCAGACCGAGGAAGCGCCGCCTCAAGAGATGCGTACAGAGGAAGCACCGCCTCAAGAGATGCATGCCGAGGAAGCACCGCCTCAAGAGATGCATGCCGAGGAAGCACCGC CGCTAGAGATGCATACCGAGGAAGCACCGCCTCAAGAGATGCGCACAGAGGAAGCACTGCCTCAAGAGATGCATGCCGAGGAAGCACCGCCGCAAGAGATGCGCACAGAGGAAGCACTGCCTCAAGAGATGCATACCGAGGAAGTGCCGCCTCAAGAGATGCAACTCCAAGTAATCCATCAAGAGATGCAGCCTCTAGAATTGCACACTCAAGATCTACCTATGCTTTCTATTGGAGATGGGCTTTcagattttgatatatatatttctgaGATTACAAGTGGGCAACATTTGAAGTCGGAATTGGATCAGTATCTAGAGGAGTCTCTTCTTCCTCGTGTGCATGAGTTTGATGTAGTAGGTTGGTGGAAACTAAACAGGCTAAAGTACCCAACACTTTCGAAGATGGCTGCTGATATTTTATCAATACCAGTATCTACTGTTGCTCCTGATTCTGTGTTCGACACTGAAAACAGAAAGATAGATAGCTATAGGGGTTCACTACTTCCTATAACACTTGAAGCCCTTGTATGCGCCAAGGATTGGCTCCAGCATGGATCATCgttgtcatcatcatcactgGAGATTTCTAACGCACTTGTGAAGAAAGAATTTTAG